A genome region from Solanum pennellii chromosome 12, SPENNV200 includes the following:
- the LOC107005860 gene encoding protein SAR DEFICIENT 1-like, translating to MATKRFFDDFVDPDSNRPNYKRLRKTPSFASVIKEVVKVNFLDNFCSALEPMLRKVVHEEVESGLRRCSRSIGRSPSVRIKALEPSNLRLIFNKKLSLPIFTNSKIMDLNGQYPLQLLLVDATGDCLVPTTLATPIKIEIVVLDGDFPSGENWTHEEFNKNIVKERAGKRPLVTGELNITMRDGVASLGDLEFTDNSSWIRSRRFRIGAKVVHIGNGQNSIRIMEAMTDSFMVKDHRGELYKKHYPPALGDDVWRLEKIGKDGTFHKKLISHGIETVQDFLKLANIDPHKIRRILGNGMSEKMWEVTYRHAKTCEMGTKSYIARGPNYILILNPICQVIRAIINGQICHCRELRGIQRSYIENLVRNAFTNWSSLEEVDGGLQVNEPAALLTQGERGVHHQNGYPRSALLTATDGSIECSDWIVNQAHISLPIQNGVCYISESSSKEELHYL from the exons ATGGCAACCAAAAGATTCTTTGATGACTTTGTTGATCCTGACTCCAATCGACCAAATTACAAACGTCTAAGAAAAACACCTTCTTTTGCTTC TGTGATTAAAGAAGTGGTGAAGGTGAATTTCTTAGATAACTTTTGTTCAGCCTTGGAACCCATGCTCCGAAAAGTG GTACATGAAGAGGTTGAAAGTGGATTAAGAAGATGTTCTAGATCAATAGGAAGATCACCTTCAGTAAGAATTAAAGCACTTGAACCATCAAACCTACGTTTAATATTCAACAAAAAACTTTCTCTACCAATCTTCACCAATAGCAAAATTATGGATTTAAATGGTCAATACCCTCTCCAGCTCCTACTTGTAGACGCGACTGGTGATTGCCTAGTTCCAACCACCTTAGCTACCCCGATTAAAATCGAGATCGTGGTGCTAGATGGAGACTTTCCTagtggagaaaattggacacaTGAAGAGTTCAATAAGAATATAGTTAAAGAAAGGGCAGGAAAAAGACCTTTGGTTACTGGTGAACTTAATATTACTATGAGAGATGGTGTTGCTTCTCTAGGTGATCTTGAATTTACTGATAATTCTAGTTGGATTCGAAGCCGGAGATTTCGTATCGGTGCAAAAGTGGTTCACATAGGAAATGGTCAAAATTCAATACGAATAATGGAAGCTATGACTGATTCTTTTATGGTTAAAGATCATCGCGGAGAAT tgtatAAGAAGCATTATCCACCAGCATTAGGAGATGATGTGTGGCGTCTTGAAAAAATTGGAAAAGATGGAACTTTTCACAAGAAGCTAATTTCACATGGCATAGAGACAGTACAAGATTTTCTCAAGTTGGCTAATATTGACCCACATAAAATAAGAAGG ATACTTGGAAATGGAATGTCGGAGAAAATGTGGGAAGTAACATATAGACATGCAAAAACTTGTGAGATGGGAACTAAATCATACATAGCTAGAGGACCAAACTACATTCTTATCCTCAATCCAATATGTCAAGTTATTAGAGCAATTATTAATGGACAAATTTGTCATTGTAGAGAGTTAAGAGGAATTCAAAGg TCCTATATTGAGAATTTGGTGAGGAATGCCTTCACAAATTGGAGTTCTTTAGAAGAAGTTGATGGTGGCCTGCAAGTCAATGAACCTGCAGCTTTACTCACTCAAG GAGAACGAGGGGTGCATCATCAAAATGGCTATCCTAGGAGTGCACTTTTGACTGCAACAGATGGATCAATTGAGTGTAGTGATTGGATTGTTAACCAAGCACACATTAGCTTGCCTATTCAAAATGGAGTTTGTTATATCTCAGAATCTTCTTCTAAAGAGGAATTACATTATTTGTGA